TCTGGACAAAGGGAGAAAGCACGGCAACTGGCAGCAACGCCATCACCATCACGGCCATCTGCACGGCCAGCCCCGACAGCTGCCCCGTCTTGATGGCCTGTCCAAGGCCGACCGGCGCCTCCTGCTTCTGCACGAGCTGGATCATGACGTTCTGGAGCGGCATCATGTCCTGGTCGTTCAGGTACAGCGAGGCGTTGAACCAGGCGCTCCAGTACCCCACCGCGTAGAACAGCGTGATCACCGCGATGACGGCCCGCGACAACGGCATGACGATCTGCCAGAGGATCCGCAGATCCCCGGCACCGTCGATGCGCGCACTGTCGATGAGCTCCTGCGAGATCCCCATGAAGAACCCGCGCAGCACCAGGATGTTGAACACGCTCACCGCACTCGGCAGGATCAGCGCGAGATAGGAGTCCGTCAGCCCGAGGGTCTGCACCAGCAGATACGTCGGGATGAGCCCGGCGCTGAAGAACATCGTCGCCAGCAGGGTCAGCAGGATCCAGCGGTGACCCAGCGACCCGGTCCGCGACAGCCCGTACGCGCACAGCACGGACACGGCCATCGAGAACAGCGTGCCGACGAGGGTGACCAGGACGCTGATGACGGCCGCGCGTGTGACCTGCCCGCCGCTCAGCAGCTCCTTGTAGGCGATGAAAGTGATGTCCTTCGGCACCATCACCAGACCGCCGGCCTCGTCGATCGTCTTCCTCGACGACAGGCTCGTCACGACGACGATCCACAGCGGGAAGAGGATCCCGAGGCAGGCCAGCGTCAGCGCGAGCCCCTTGCCCGCGAGGCCGGCCCTGGAGGGCTCCTCCTCCCAGCCGGGCCGGGGCGGCGCCGCCCAACGGCCGGGCCCGCGCACCGTCTTGTCGATCACGGCGGTCACTTCTTGTACACCCCCTGCTCGCCCATGAGATGGGCCACCTTGTTCGCGGCGAGGACCAGTCCGAGGCTGACGACGCCCTTGACCAGGCCGGCGGCGGCCGCGTAGCCGAAGTCCTGGTTGCGCACTCCGTTCCACCACACGAAGGTGTCGAGGACCTCCGCGGCGCCCGGTCCGACCATGTCCCTTTGCAGCAGGATCTGTTCGAAGCCGACGGTGAGCGCGTCGCCGACGCGCAGCACCAGCAGCAGGGCGATCACCGGGCGCAGCGCGGGAAGCGTGACGTGCCACATCCGGCGCCAGCGGTTCGCGCCGTCCATCGCGGCGGCCTCGTAGAGGTCGGGCGGCACCGAGGCGAGCGCGGCGAGGAAGACGATGATCCCCCAGCCGGCGTCCTTCCACACGCTCTGCGCGGTGATGAGCAGCGGGAACGTACTCGGGTCGGTCATGAAGTCGAGGCCGTCGTAGCCGTGTTGCCGCAGCAGCTGGGAGAAGATCCCGGCGCCGCCGAACAGTTGCTGGAAGACGGCGATGACCAGCACCCAGGAGAAGAAGTGCGGCAGATAGAGGATCGCCTGCGAGACCGCCCGTATCCGGGGTCTGACCACGCTGTTGATGAGCAGGGCGAGCAGGACCGGGATCGGGAAGAACAGCACGAGCTGGAGGAAGAACAGGATCAGCGTGTTCTGGACGGCGTTCCAGAAGGCCGAGTCCTCGAAGATCCGCTGGAAGTTCTCCATGCCCACGAAGGGGCTGTTCAGGATGGAGACGACGCCGTTGTCGCTGATGTAGGGGTCGTAGTCCTGGAAGGCGACGACGTTGCCGAGGATCGGTACGTAGTTGAAGAGCAGGACCAGCACGACGGCCGGCAGGGTCATCAGGAGCAGTACCCGGTCGCGCCGGAATCTGACCTTCAGGCCCAGCTTCCCCGACCGGCCGCTCCCCGGGGGACCGGTGGCGTCGCCGGACACCACCGGGGTCTCCTCCCGCGGGGTCTTGGTCTTCGCCTCGGTCCTGCTCCGAGGCACCGTGCTGTGCGACACGGCCTTCTCCTTGCCTCGGACCCGGATCAGTTGGCCGCGCTGCCGTTCTCGTCGAGGATCTTCTTGTACCAGTCGCGGAGCTTGTCGCCGCCCTTGCTCTTCCAGTCGGAGACGGCCTGCTGCATGTCGCCGATCTTCTTGCGGCCGCGGACGATGTCGTCCTCCAGCTGCTCGAAGTCGTTGGAGAGGTTGGTGTAGCGGGCGGGCTCGGTGATCTGCATGCCCCAGAACGACGACTTCTTGGTGAGCGCGCCCATCCGCTGCTGCCACTCGACCTGCGCCTTGGCGATGTCCGGGAAGTCGGGGTGGGCGAGGGTGGAGGCGGGGCTCGCGACCATGACGTAGGCGTTGAGGACCTCGTTGTTGCCCTGGTCGGTCTTGACCGGGACGCCGTCCTTGAGGGTGTAGTGGGTGCCCTCCACGCCGTAGTTGGTCAGCATGTACTCCTTGGTGCCGTACGGCGCCGCCGTCACGTTGGCGACGGCCAGCGCGTCGCGGACCACGGCCTCGGAGGCGTTCTTGTTGATGAACGCGAAGATGCCGGCGGGCTGTGCGGCCCACGGGGTGGGGCCGCTGCCGCCGGCGCCGAAGATGTCCATGCCGGAGACCTTGAAGTCCGGGTTCTGGGTGGCCTGGGAGGCGGTGAGGCCGTACCAGCTGGAGATGTCGTTGTTGTAGATCAGGAACTCACCGGCGGCGAACTTGGTCGACGGGTCGGTGGCCTGGCTCTTGCCGAGCTTGAAGTCGGGGTGGACGACGCCGGCCGCGAACAGCTTGCGCGTCCACTCCAGCGCCTCCAGGTACTCCTCGGTCTCGATGCGGTAGACCAGCTTGCCGTCGACGAGGTTCCAGCCGAGCGGCTTCTCCGAACCGGACAGCACACCGAAGGAGTTGAAGGCGGTCCACTTCATGTCGCCGCAGGCCCACACCTTGGCCTTGGCGTTGGTGATGTCCTTCGCCAGCGCCAGGAACTCGTCGGTGGAGGCGGGGACCTGGTACCCCTCCTTCTCGAAGACGTCCTGACGGTAGAGGGGCACGATGTTGGTGACGTACGACGCCGGCATCGGCAGTCCGCGCAGCGCGCCGCCGAATATGGAGCGCTGCCAGGCGTCCGTCGGGATCGCCGCGAGGTTGGGGTACTCCTTGACCTCGTCCCCGGAGAGGTAGGGGCCGAGGTCGGCGAACTTGCTGATGATGGCGCTGGGTATCTTGCCGCCCATGTTCCAGCCGGGGACAACGACGATGTCGGGTACGTCGCTGGAGGCGAGAACCGCGCCGAGCTTCTGGTCGTAGGTGTTGCCGTCCTGGTTCTGCCACCGGACGTCGACGCCGGTCAGGTCGTTCATCGCCGTGTAGTAGGGGTTGTTCCCCTTCGGCGGGGAGCCCCAGAACGGCGACATGACGGTGACCTTGCCGCCCTTGCCGAGCTTCTTCGCGACCGACGTCTTCAGGTCCGCGATGTCCAGCTTGCCGGTGAAGCCGTTCGAGGAGCCGTTCTTCGACGGGATGTCCGGCGTCACCACGCTGCCGGCCACGTACGTCGGAAGGATCTTCTTCGCGTCCTTGCCCGAGGTGGTCCCCTCACGCGAACCGCTGTCCGAACCGCCGCAGGCGGCGAGCAGCGGCATGCCGCCGGCCACCGCCGCGGTGGCGACCGCCGTGGAGGCGAGGAAGCTTCTCCGGCTCGGTCCGGAGGAGGCGGAGGAGGCGGCTTTCGGCGTCATTGCGTCAACCCCACTGTCGAAGCGCTTCGATGTTGCAGCGAGGTTAAGTGAACGCCCAGGGGTGCACAAGAGTCGCTTCCAAGATTCCTCTAGGCGTCTTGACACCCACCCTCCGGTCGAAAGAGCATCGAAGCGCTTCGAAAGCGCCGAGCCGATCCATCGCAAGGGGATCCCCACGTGACCGCACACACCCCGCACACGCCGCCTTTCCGCGATCGGCGACTGCCGTTCGCGAAGCGCATCGACGACCTTCTGTCGCGGCTCACGCTCGACGAGAAGATCGGATTCCTGCACCAGTTCACGCCCGCGGTCGAGCGCCTGGGCATCGCGGCCTTCCGCACCGGCCAGGAGGCGCTGCACGGTGTGGCGTGGATGGGCCCGGCCACCGTCTTCCCGCAGGCGGTGGGCCTCGGCGCGACCTGGAACACGGACCTCGTACAACGGATCGGCGAGGCCGTCTCCAAGGAGACCCGCGCCATGCGCGCCCGCGACGACCGCGTCGGCCTCAACGTCTGGTCCCCCACCGTCAACCTGCTGCGCCACCCCCTGTGGGGGCGTGGCGAGGAGGGCTACTCCGAGGATCCCGGCCTCACCTCCGCCATCGCCACCGCGTACACCCGCGGCCTGCGCGGCGACCATCCGACGTACTGGCGCACCGCGCCGGTGCTGAAGCACTGGCTGGCGCACAACAACGAGACGGGCCGCGACGTCACGTCCTCCTCGGTCCGCCCGCGCGTGCTCAACGAGTACGACCTGCGCGCCTTCCGCGCGACGGTCGAGGCGGGCGCCACGGCCGGGGTGATGCCGGCGTACAACCTGGTCAACGGCCGCCCCAACCATGTCTCGCCGTACTTGCGGGAGCACCTGCGCACCTGGACCGATCAGGACCTGCTGGTCTGCTCGGACGCGGGCGCGCCCTCCAACCTGGTCGACTCCGAGCACTACTTCGACACCCACGAGGAGGCCACGGCCGCGGCCCTGCTGGCCGGCGTCGACAGCTTCACCGACCACGGCACCGACAGCTCGCCGATCACCGCCCGGGTCCGCGGTGCCCTGGACCGGGGCCTGCTGACCGAGGCGGACCTCGACACGGCCGTCCGCCGTCAGCTCTCGGTCCGCTTCCGGCTCGGCGAGTTCGACCCCGAGTACGACCCGTACGCGCTCACCGGGGACTTCGATACCCCGGCGCACCGGGCCCTCGCCCAGGACGCCGCCGAGCAGGCGGTCGTGCTGCTGAAGAACAGCGCGGGCCTGCTGCCGCTCGCGCCCGACACCCGCCTCGCGGTGGTCGGCCTGCTCGCCGACGAGTGCAAGCTCGACTGGTACAGCGGCACGCTCATCCACCGCTCGACCCCGCTGGAGGGCATCTACGAGCGGTTCGGCGCGCAGCGCGTGGAGTTCGCGGAGGGCGTCGACCGCGTCCTGCTGAGGACCTCGGCCGGCGCCTTCCTGCACGTCCCCGAGGCGGACGCCGGCGACGAGGTGCGCGGCGCCGGGGGCGCGCTCGACCCGGCGCTGCTGGCGGGCCGCACCGACCTGCCGGCGCTGACCGCCGGCCCGGCCGGCACCGAACTCGCGCTGGTGGACTGGGGCGAGGGCGTGCTGACCCTGCGCGCGCCCGACGGGCGTTATCTCTCGGTCGCCGAGGACGGCCGGGTCCGCGCCTCCGCCGACCAGCCTGGCGGCTGGGTCGTCCAGGAGACGTTCCGCCTGGAACCGCACGCGAACGGACACCTCCTGAGGCACATCGGCACGGGTCACCACGTCTCAGTCGCCGCCGACGGGGTGCGGGTTGCCGAGGCCGGCCCGGAAGTCTTCGAGCTGATCGTGGTCGAGCGCGGCGAGGACGCGGTGGCCAGGGTCGCCGCGCAGGCCGACGTGGTCCTGGTCGTCGCGGGCAACGACCCGCACATCAACGGCCGCGAGACCGAGGACCGTACGACGCTCGCCCTCCCCGCCCATCAGGAGCGCCTGCTGCGCGCCGCCCGCGCCGCCAACCCGAGCACGGTCCTGGCGCTGGTGTCGGCGTACCCGTACGCGGTCGACCCCGCCGAACTCCCGGCGGTGCTCTGGACCTCCCACGGCGGCCAGGCGGCCGGCACCGCCCTGGCCCGGGTGCTGGCGGGCGACGTCTCCCCCGCCGGCCGTCTCCCGCAGACCTGGTACGCCGACGACGCCGACCTGCCGGACCTCCTCGACTACGACGTGATCGGCGGCCGCCAGACCTATCTGTACTTCGAGGGGACCCCGCTGTTCCCGTTCGGCCACGGCCTGTCGTACGCATCGTTCTCCTACGCCGGCCTCGCCACCCGCACGGCGGACGGCTCGCTGCACGTCACCTTCGCGGTCACGAACACCGGCGACATGACGGCCGACGAGGTGGCCCAGGTCTACTTCCGTGCCGTGGATCCGACGGTGCCACGCCCGCGCCGCGAGCTCCTTGCGCACGGCAGGGTGCGCCTGGAGCCGGGCGAGCGCAGGGAGCTGGCCTTCGAAGTCCCCTTGTCCGCCTTCGACTTCTGGGACGTGGCGCGGGACGGCTGGCGCCGCGAGCCGGGTGCGTACGAGGTGCTGGCCGGCGCCTCCAGCGAGGACGTCCGGCTGCGGACGACGGTGGTCCTGGACGGGGAGCCCGCGGCCCCGCGCCCCGTCCTCCGACGGGGCCTGCCGGCGGCCGACTTCGACGAGCAGAGCGGCGTCGCGATCGTCGACCGCACGAAGAGCTCGGGCGACGCGGTGACGGCGGCCGAGGGCGGCTCCGGTGAACTGCTGTACCGGGACTGCGACTTCGGCGACGGTGTCACCGAGGTGACGGTGACCGTGGCGGGCGAGGGCACGGTCGAGGTGTCGCCGGCCGGCGGCGCGGTGTCGGCCGTACTGACGTCGAAGGCGGCCGGGTCAGACCCGTACGACTACCGGACGCTCACCGCCCGGATCGTCACCGAGGGCGTCCGCGACGTCCGTATCGGACTGCGCGGCCCGCTGCGGCTCGCGCACGTCGGCTTCTCCGGTTGAGGGTCCGGACCAGGCCGACGCACGGAAGGGCCCGGCACCGGAAGGCATCGGTGCCGGGCCCTTTTTCATCCCGGGATACGGGGACCACTCTACCTGAAAATGATTGTCACAAGCCAGAGTGGTTCGTGAACCTGCTCAGAGCGAGATGCCGGTGAGGACCATCACGCGCTCGTAGGTGTAGTCGTCCATCGCGAACTTCACGCCCTCACGGCCGACACCGGACTGCTTGACGCCGCCGTACGGCATCTGGTCGGCACGGTAGGACGGGACGTCGCCGACGACGACACCGCCGACCTCCAGCGCCCGGTGGGCACGGAAGGCGGTCTGGAGGTCGTGGGTGAACACGCCCGCCTGGAGGCCGTACTTGGAGTCGTTGACGGCGGCGAAGGCGGCGGCCTCCCCGTCGACCTTCTGGACGGTGAGGACGGGTCCGAAGACCTCCTCGCAGGAGAGCGTGACGTCGGCCGGTACGTCGGTGAGGACGGTCGGCGCGTAGGAGGCACCGTCGCGCTTGCCGCCGGTGAGGAGGGCGGCGCCGGCGGCGACCGCCTCGTCCACCCACGTCTCGACGCGCTTGGCGGCGTCCTCGCTGACCAGCGGGCCGACATCGGTGGCGTCGTCGTTCGGGTCACCGGTGACCTGGTTCTCGACGGCGGCGACGATGCGCGGCAGCAGCCGCTCGTACACGGAGGCGTCCGCGATCACCCGCTGCACGGAGATGCAGGACTGGCCGCCCTGGTAGTTGGAGAAGGTCGCGATGCGGGTCGCGGCCCAGTCCAGGTCCTCGTCGGAGGCGAAGTCGGCGAGCACGACCGCCGC
The DNA window shown above is from Streptomyces chartreusis and carries:
- a CDS encoding ABC transporter permease, translated to MSHSTVPRSRTEAKTKTPREETPVVSGDATGPPGSGRSGKLGLKVRFRRDRVLLLMTLPAVVLVLLFNYVPILGNVVAFQDYDPYISDNGVVSILNSPFVGMENFQRIFEDSAFWNAVQNTLILFFLQLVLFFPIPVLLALLINSVVRPRIRAVSQAILYLPHFFSWVLVIAVFQQLFGGAGIFSQLLRQHGYDGLDFMTDPSTFPLLITAQSVWKDAGWGIIVFLAALASVPPDLYEAAAMDGANRWRRMWHVTLPALRPVIALLLVLRVGDALTVGFEQILLQRDMVGPGAAEVLDTFVWWNGVRNQDFGYAAAAGLVKGVVSLGLVLAANKVAHLMGEQGVYKK
- a CDS encoding extracellular solute-binding protein, whose translation is MTPKAASSASSGPSRRSFLASTAVATAAVAGGMPLLAACGGSDSGSREGTTSGKDAKKILPTYVAGSVVTPDIPSKNGSSNGFTGKLDIADLKTSVAKKLGKGGKVTVMSPFWGSPPKGNNPYYTAMNDLTGVDVRWQNQDGNTYDQKLGAVLASSDVPDIVVVPGWNMGGKIPSAIISKFADLGPYLSGDEVKEYPNLAAIPTDAWQRSIFGGALRGLPMPASYVTNIVPLYRQDVFEKEGYQVPASTDEFLALAKDITNAKAKVWACGDMKWTAFNSFGVLSGSEKPLGWNLVDGKLVYRIETEEYLEALEWTRKLFAAGVVHPDFKLGKSQATDPSTKFAAGEFLIYNNDISSWYGLTASQATQNPDFKVSGMDIFGAGGSGPTPWAAQPAGIFAFINKNASEAVVRDALAVANVTAAPYGTKEYMLTNYGVEGTHYTLKDGVPVKTDQGNNEVLNAYVMVASPASTLAHPDFPDIAKAQVEWQQRMGALTKKSSFWGMQITEPARYTNLSNDFEQLEDDIVRGRKKIGDMQQAVSDWKSKGGDKLRDWYKKILDENGSAAN
- a CDS encoding glycoside hydrolase family 3 C-terminal domain-containing protein; translation: MTAHTPHTPPFRDRRLPFAKRIDDLLSRLTLDEKIGFLHQFTPAVERLGIAAFRTGQEALHGVAWMGPATVFPQAVGLGATWNTDLVQRIGEAVSKETRAMRARDDRVGLNVWSPTVNLLRHPLWGRGEEGYSEDPGLTSAIATAYTRGLRGDHPTYWRTAPVLKHWLAHNNETGRDVTSSSVRPRVLNEYDLRAFRATVEAGATAGVMPAYNLVNGRPNHVSPYLREHLRTWTDQDLLVCSDAGAPSNLVDSEHYFDTHEEATAAALLAGVDSFTDHGTDSSPITARVRGALDRGLLTEADLDTAVRRQLSVRFRLGEFDPEYDPYALTGDFDTPAHRALAQDAAEQAVVLLKNSAGLLPLAPDTRLAVVGLLADECKLDWYSGTLIHRSTPLEGIYERFGAQRVEFAEGVDRVLLRTSAGAFLHVPEADAGDEVRGAGGALDPALLAGRTDLPALTAGPAGTELALVDWGEGVLTLRAPDGRYLSVAEDGRVRASADQPGGWVVQETFRLEPHANGHLLRHIGTGHHVSVAADGVRVAEAGPEVFELIVVERGEDAVARVAAQADVVLVVAGNDPHINGRETEDRTTLALPAHQERLLRAARAANPSTVLALVSAYPYAVDPAELPAVLWTSHGGQAAGTALARVLAGDVSPAGRLPQTWYADDADLPDLLDYDVIGGRQTYLYFEGTPLFPFGHGLSYASFSYAGLATRTADGSLHVTFAVTNTGDMTADEVAQVYFRAVDPTVPRPRRELLAHGRVRLEPGERRELAFEVPLSAFDFWDVARDGWRREPGAYEVLAGASSEDVRLRTTVVLDGEPAAPRPVLRRGLPAADFDEQSGVAIVDRTKSSGDAVTAAEGGSGELLYRDCDFGDGVTEVTVTVAGEGTVEVSPAGGAVSAVLTSKAAGSDPYDYRTLTARIVTEGVRDVRIGLRGPLRLAHVGFSG
- a CDS encoding carbohydrate ABC transporter permease, which codes for MTAVIDKTVRGPGRWAAPPRPGWEEEPSRAGLAGKGLALTLACLGILFPLWIVVVTSLSSRKTIDEAGGLVMVPKDITFIAYKELLSGGQVTRAAVISVLVTLVGTLFSMAVSVLCAYGLSRTGSLGHRWILLTLLATMFFSAGLIPTYLLVQTLGLTDSYLALILPSAVSVFNILVLRGFFMGISQELIDSARIDGAGDLRILWQIVMPLSRAVIAVITLFYAVGYWSAWFNASLYLNDQDMMPLQNVMIQLVQKQEAPVGLGQAIKTGQLSGLAVQMAVMVMALLPVAVLSPFVQKHFKKGMLTGAVKG